The following are encoded together in the Lactuca sativa cultivar Salinas chromosome 1, Lsat_Salinas_v11, whole genome shotgun sequence genome:
- the LOC111907916 gene encoding pathogen-related protein, which translates to MDQYKGSDVDKYRSFMSGEGEKNTTWKYGAPPNYDAVNKLFEEGRTKIWPTGSLGEQVQNLVKTWEMEMFNKVNPQDYKSVDVTKLTISVNGRKPLKLEDVAKIGGGYNMFLQTSLPEDLRLYNPSDETVDTAQKIFTTTFTRGFVLEVLEVYSGPPVIAYKFRHWGYMEGPFKGLQPTGEIVEMIGVSTFELDEQFKIVKIQFFYDRGEFLAALIKGGSAVTTTQDSTIGVGSSRCPFS; encoded by the exons ATGGATCAATACAAAGGTTCAGATGTAGACAAGTACAGATCTTTCATGAGTGGAGAAGGTGAGAAGAACACCACATGGAAGTATGGTGCACCACCTAACTATGATGCAGTCAATAAACTCTTTGAAGAAGGCAGAACCAAG ATATGGCCAACAGGTTCACTAGGAGAGCAAGTTCAGAATCTTGTGAAAACATGGGAAATGGAGATGTTCAACAAAGTGAATCCCCAAGATTACAAGTCTGTTGATGTCACAAAGCTCACAATTTCTGTTAACG GCAGGAAACCCTTGAAATTGGAAGATGTAGCTAAGATAGGTGGaggatacaatatgtttttacAAACTTCGTTGCCAGAAGATCTACGACTGTATAATCCTAGTGATGAAACTGTGGATACGGCTCAGAAAATCTTCACAACCACATTTACTCGTGGTTTTGTATTGGAGGTTCTTGAGGTTTACTCGGGTCCTCCAGTGATTGCATATAAGTTCAGGCATTGGGGTTACATGGAAGGTCCATTCAAAGGTCTACAGCCTACAGgagaaattgttgaaatgattGGTGTCTCCACATTCGAG TTGGATGAACAATTCAAGATCGTGAAGATTCAGTTTTTCTACGATAGAGGAGAGTTTCTTGCGGCTTTGATCAAGGGTGGGAGTGCGGTGACCACCACCCAAGATTCCACCATTGGTGTAGGCTCTTCAAGATGCCCTTTTTCTTAA
- the LOC111907923 gene encoding protein LAZ1 homolog 1 isoform X3 encodes MVPVYALESYLSLLDADAAFNYEIIRDWYEAFALYCFGRYLIACLGGEDSTIEFMESKSRISYSIPLIEESYTYGVVEHPFPLNCFLKEWYLGPDFYQAVKIGIVQYMILKLIFAPLAMIFQYLGVYGEGKFELRYAYPYMAVVLNFSQSWALYCLMQFYSVTKDKLAPIKPLAKFLTFKSIVFLTWWQGVGVAILFSIGAFTGPLADQLQTRIQDYIICLEMGVAAVVHLYVFPAGPYKRGERCVRDVSVMTDYASLGAPPDPEEVRDSERTPRLRLGLPDDRPKRPKLHQSVRDVVFGSGEIIVDDMKYTVSHVVEPVERGLAKINRTFHEISENVKRHEERRRPLPRPKDDSHLIPLSSWSNEFLEIHRDVEKGSSSDSKLSNARRSKNPFSQSPYR; translated from the exons ATGGTTCCTGTATATGCATTGGAATCG TATTTGTCGCTATTGGATGCAGATGCTGCATTCAACTATGAAATAATCAGGGACTGGTATGAAGCTTTTGCTTTATATTGCTTTGGGAGATATCTTATTGCCTGCTTAG GTGGAGAGGATAGTACTATTGAGTTCATGGAAAGTAAAAGCCGTATCAGTTACAGCATACCCCTTATAGAAGAATCATATACTTATGGAGTTGTGGAACACCCTTTCCCTCTCAATTGCTTCCTCAAGGAGTGGTATCTTGGTCCTGACTTCTATCAGGCAGTCAAAATTGGCATTGTGCAATAT ATGATATTGAAGCTGATCTTTGCGCCGTTAGCAATGATTTTTCAGTATCTTGGTGTTTATGGGGAAGGGAAGTTTGAGTTGAGATATGC GTACCCATACATGGCAGTTGTTCTTAACTTCAGCCAGAGCTGGGCGTTGTATTGCCTTATGCAGTTCTATTCAGTGACCAAGGATAAGCTGGCACCAATCAAACCTTTGGCCAAGTTCTTGACCTTCAAGTCCATTGTATTCTTGACATGGTGGCAAGGTGTTGGTGTAGCCATTCTTTTTTCCATTGGAGCCTTCACAGGACCCTTGGCTGATCAGCTGCAAACACGTATCCAGGATTATATAATCTGTCTTGAG ATGGGTGTTGCTGCAGTGGTGCACTTGTATGTTTTCCCAGCCGGACCGTACAAGCGCGGAGAGCGATGCGTACGCGATGTTTCCGTGATGACCGACTACGCGTCGTTAGGAGCACCACCTGATCCGGAAGAGGTGCGCGACTCCGAGAGAACCCCCAGATTACGCCTCGGCCTACCCGACGACAGACCCAAGCGTCCCAAATTACATCAGAGTGTTCGCGATGTCGTCTTCGGAAGTGGCGAAATT ATCGTTGATGACATGAAGTATACAGTTTCCCACGTGGTAGAACCGGTTGAAAGGGGATTAGCGAAAATAAATAGAACTTTTCATGAGATATCGGAAAATGTAAAACGACATGAGGAGAGAAGGCGCCCACTCCCACGCCCTAAAGATGACAGTCATCTAATTCCTCTGAGTTCATGGTCCAATGAATTCTTGGAAATTCATCGAGATGTAGAAAAAGGGAGTTCCAGCGACAGCAAGCTCTCTAATGCCAGGCGATCAAAGAACCCCTTTTCTCAATCCCCATACAGATAA
- the LOC111907923 gene encoding protein LAZ1 homolog 1 isoform X1, whose protein sequence is MILIGWRVVLLFLSPILTLAESSNTPWSMWSSNFGAEQTLLYRWTIFSASFCVLVALFLSTYLIFEHLAAYNQPEEQKFLIGVVLMVPVYALESYLSLLDADAAFNYEIIRDWYEAFALYCFGRYLIACLGGEDSTIEFMESKSRISYSIPLIEESYTYGVVEHPFPLNCFLKEWYLGPDFYQAVKIGIVQYMILKLIFAPLAMIFQYLGVYGEGKFELRYAYPYMAVVLNFSQSWALYCLMQFYSVTKDKLAPIKPLAKFLTFKSIVFLTWWQGVGVAILFSIGAFTGPLADQLQTRIQDYIICLEMGVAAVVHLYVFPAGPYKRGERCVRDVSVMTDYASLGAPPDPEEVRDSERTPRLRLGLPDDRPKRPKLHQSVRDVVFGSGEIIVDDMKYTVSHVVEPVERGLAKINRTFHEISENVKRHEERRRPLPRPKDDSHLIPLSSWSNEFLEIHRDVEKGSSSDSKLSNARRSKNPFSQSPYR, encoded by the exons ATGATTCTGATAGGATGGAGAGTAGTGCTTCTTTTTCTATCTCCCATTCTCACTTTGGCAGAGTCCTCGAACACACCATGGTCAATGTGGTCAAGCAACTTTGGTGCTGAGCAAACATTGCTTTACAGATGGACAATCTTCAGTGCAAGCTTTTGTGTACTTGTTGCTCTTTTTCTTTCCACATATCTTATCTTTGAGCATTTAGCTGCTTACAATCAGCCTGAG GAGCAGAAGTTCTTAATTGGAGTTGTTCTGATGGTTCCTGTATATGCATTGGAATCG TATTTGTCGCTATTGGATGCAGATGCTGCATTCAACTATGAAATAATCAGGGACTGGTATGAAGCTTTTGCTTTATATTGCTTTGGGAGATATCTTATTGCCTGCTTAG GTGGAGAGGATAGTACTATTGAGTTCATGGAAAGTAAAAGCCGTATCAGTTACAGCATACCCCTTATAGAAGAATCATATACTTATGGAGTTGTGGAACACCCTTTCCCTCTCAATTGCTTCCTCAAGGAGTGGTATCTTGGTCCTGACTTCTATCAGGCAGTCAAAATTGGCATTGTGCAATAT ATGATATTGAAGCTGATCTTTGCGCCGTTAGCAATGATTTTTCAGTATCTTGGTGTTTATGGGGAAGGGAAGTTTGAGTTGAGATATGC GTACCCATACATGGCAGTTGTTCTTAACTTCAGCCAGAGCTGGGCGTTGTATTGCCTTATGCAGTTCTATTCAGTGACCAAGGATAAGCTGGCACCAATCAAACCTTTGGCCAAGTTCTTGACCTTCAAGTCCATTGTATTCTTGACATGGTGGCAAGGTGTTGGTGTAGCCATTCTTTTTTCCATTGGAGCCTTCACAGGACCCTTGGCTGATCAGCTGCAAACACGTATCCAGGATTATATAATCTGTCTTGAG ATGGGTGTTGCTGCAGTGGTGCACTTGTATGTTTTCCCAGCCGGACCGTACAAGCGCGGAGAGCGATGCGTACGCGATGTTTCCGTGATGACCGACTACGCGTCGTTAGGAGCACCACCTGATCCGGAAGAGGTGCGCGACTCCGAGAGAACCCCCAGATTACGCCTCGGCCTACCCGACGACAGACCCAAGCGTCCCAAATTACATCAGAGTGTTCGCGATGTCGTCTTCGGAAGTGGCGAAATT ATCGTTGATGACATGAAGTATACAGTTTCCCACGTGGTAGAACCGGTTGAAAGGGGATTAGCGAAAATAAATAGAACTTTTCATGAGATATCGGAAAATGTAAAACGACATGAGGAGAGAAGGCGCCCACTCCCACGCCCTAAAGATGACAGTCATCTAATTCCTCTGAGTTCATGGTCCAATGAATTCTTGGAAATTCATCGAGATGTAGAAAAAGGGAGTTCCAGCGACAGCAAGCTCTCTAATGCCAGGCGATCAAAGAACCCCTTTTCTCAATCCCCATACAGATAA
- the LOC111907923 gene encoding protein LAZ1 homolog 1 isoform X2, giving the protein MILIGWRVVLLFLSPILTLAESSNTPWSMWSSNFGAEQTLLYRWTIFSASFCEQKFLIGVVLMVPVYALESYLSLLDADAAFNYEIIRDWYEAFALYCFGRYLIACLGGEDSTIEFMESKSRISYSIPLIEESYTYGVVEHPFPLNCFLKEWYLGPDFYQAVKIGIVQYMILKLIFAPLAMIFQYLGVYGEGKFELRYAYPYMAVVLNFSQSWALYCLMQFYSVTKDKLAPIKPLAKFLTFKSIVFLTWWQGVGVAILFSIGAFTGPLADQLQTRIQDYIICLEMGVAAVVHLYVFPAGPYKRGERCVRDVSVMTDYASLGAPPDPEEVRDSERTPRLRLGLPDDRPKRPKLHQSVRDVVFGSGEIIVDDMKYTVSHVVEPVERGLAKINRTFHEISENVKRHEERRRPLPRPKDDSHLIPLSSWSNEFLEIHRDVEKGSSSDSKLSNARRSKNPFSQSPYR; this is encoded by the exons ATGATTCTGATAGGATGGAGAGTAGTGCTTCTTTTTCTATCTCCCATTCTCACTTTGGCAGAGTCCTCGAACACACCATGGTCAATGTGGTCAAGCAACTTTGGTGCTGAGCAAACATTGCTTTACAGATGGACAATCTTCAGTGCAAGCTTTTGT GAGCAGAAGTTCTTAATTGGAGTTGTTCTGATGGTTCCTGTATATGCATTGGAATCG TATTTGTCGCTATTGGATGCAGATGCTGCATTCAACTATGAAATAATCAGGGACTGGTATGAAGCTTTTGCTTTATATTGCTTTGGGAGATATCTTATTGCCTGCTTAG GTGGAGAGGATAGTACTATTGAGTTCATGGAAAGTAAAAGCCGTATCAGTTACAGCATACCCCTTATAGAAGAATCATATACTTATGGAGTTGTGGAACACCCTTTCCCTCTCAATTGCTTCCTCAAGGAGTGGTATCTTGGTCCTGACTTCTATCAGGCAGTCAAAATTGGCATTGTGCAATAT ATGATATTGAAGCTGATCTTTGCGCCGTTAGCAATGATTTTTCAGTATCTTGGTGTTTATGGGGAAGGGAAGTTTGAGTTGAGATATGC GTACCCATACATGGCAGTTGTTCTTAACTTCAGCCAGAGCTGGGCGTTGTATTGCCTTATGCAGTTCTATTCAGTGACCAAGGATAAGCTGGCACCAATCAAACCTTTGGCCAAGTTCTTGACCTTCAAGTCCATTGTATTCTTGACATGGTGGCAAGGTGTTGGTGTAGCCATTCTTTTTTCCATTGGAGCCTTCACAGGACCCTTGGCTGATCAGCTGCAAACACGTATCCAGGATTATATAATCTGTCTTGAG ATGGGTGTTGCTGCAGTGGTGCACTTGTATGTTTTCCCAGCCGGACCGTACAAGCGCGGAGAGCGATGCGTACGCGATGTTTCCGTGATGACCGACTACGCGTCGTTAGGAGCACCACCTGATCCGGAAGAGGTGCGCGACTCCGAGAGAACCCCCAGATTACGCCTCGGCCTACCCGACGACAGACCCAAGCGTCCCAAATTACATCAGAGTGTTCGCGATGTCGTCTTCGGAAGTGGCGAAATT ATCGTTGATGACATGAAGTATACAGTTTCCCACGTGGTAGAACCGGTTGAAAGGGGATTAGCGAAAATAAATAGAACTTTTCATGAGATATCGGAAAATGTAAAACGACATGAGGAGAGAAGGCGCCCACTCCCACGCCCTAAAGATGACAGTCATCTAATTCCTCTGAGTTCATGGTCCAATGAATTCTTGGAAATTCATCGAGATGTAGAAAAAGGGAGTTCCAGCGACAGCAAGCTCTCTAATGCCAGGCGATCAAAGAACCCCTTTTCTCAATCCCCATACAGATAA
- the LOC128126942 gene encoding uncharacterized mitochondrial protein AtMg00810-like — protein MVISWLLNSLHKEIAESVLFLPTAKEIWSELHQRCLVALAVKRGWDIHQFDQASRQWYDKLSKTLITKGYSRSANGYSLFIKKSSTSMVIIAIYVDDLLVTGNDPTEILNIKNSLHDQFKIKDLGQIHYFLGLEFNKIDTGYIVHQQKFIKDLLQTYSIMDLPTTTMPLPAKLQLVHKMENPLVDPTLYRQLIGKLNFLMHTRPDLAFSIQHLSQFNQTPSQSHYDATIHVLQYLKGTISQGLHFNNNSSIKLEAFCDSDWAACPITRRSVSGFFILFGGTPISWKSKKQLTVSLSSSEAEYRSMRRVCTELAWISRLFEELQVENLTPIPLKCDNLSAIYIATNPVFHERTKHIEIDCHYVREKLQDSLISLSHINTKDQLADVFTKNLSGINHKDAVSKLGFSSYPPA, from the exons ATGGTGATAAGCTGGCTTCTTAACTCTCTTCACAAGGAAATCGCAGAGAGCGTTCTATTTCTCCCAACTGCGAAAGAAATTTGGTCTGAGTTACATCAGAG ATGTTTAGTTGCTTTGGCTGTAAAAAGAGGGTGGGATATTCATCAATTTGAT CAAGCATCTCGACAATGGTATGATAAATTGTCTAAAACTCTTATCACAAAAGGATATTCCAGATCAGCTAATGGTTATTCATTATTCATCAAGAAATCTTCTACTTCAATGGTTATTATTGCTATATATGTTGATGATCTTCTTGTAACTGGAAATGATCCAACAGAAATTTTGAACATCAAAAACTCTTTGCATGACCAATTCAAAATaaaggatttgggacaaataCATTACTTCCTTGGATTGGAATTCAACAAGATTGATACGGGATACATTGTTCATCAACAAAAGTTTATCAAAGATCTTTTACAGACTTATTCAATCATGGATCTGCCCACTACAACTATGCCTTTGCCAGCAAAGCTCCAATTGGTTCATAAAATGGAGAATCCTTTAGTAGATCCTACACTCTACAGGCAATTAATTGGAAAATTGAACTTCCTAATGCATACCAGACCCGATTTGGCTTTCTCAATTCAACATTTGAGTCAATTTAATCAAACACCATCTCAATCTCATTATGATGCAACTATTCATGTATTACAATACTTGAAGGGGACAATTTCTCAAGGTTTGCATTTCAATAACAATTCATCTATCAAGCTCGAAGCTTTTTGTGATTCAGATTGGGCTGCATGTCCCATTACACGAAGATCAGTCAGTGGCTTCTTTATACTTTTTGGTGGTACTCCTATTTCTTGGAAATCAAAGAAGCAACTTACTGTGTCACTTTCTTCATCTGAAGCAGAGTACAGATCAATGCGTAGAGTTTGTACTGAATTAGCATGGATCAGTCGATTATTTGAGGAACTTCAAGTAGAAAATTTGACACCCATTCCATTAAAATGTGACAATCTTTCTGCAATTTACATTGCAACCAATCCTGTCTTCCATGAACGTACCAAGCATATTGAGATAGATTGTCATTATGTTCGAGAGAAGTTACAGGATAGCTTAATCAGTTTATCTCACATTAATACCAAAGATCAATTAGCAGATGTATTCACGAAGAATTTAAGTGGTATTAATCATAAAGATGCAGTTTCCAAGCTTGGTTTCTCCTCATATCCACCAGCTTGA